One genomic window of Solanum stenotomum isolate F172 chromosome 9, ASM1918654v1, whole genome shotgun sequence includes the following:
- the LOC125877181 gene encoding photosystem II 10 kDa polypeptide, chloroplastic has protein sequence MASTVMSSLSLKPTFTLEKTSVKGLPSLARSSSSFKVVASGVKKLKTDKPYGINGSMALRDGVDASGRKPKGKGVYQYVDKYGANVDGYSPIYNTDEWSPSGDVYVGGTTGLAIWAVTLVGILAGGALLVYNTSALAQ, from the exons ATGGCAAGCACAGTAATGAGCTCATTGAGCCTAAAGCCAACTTTCACTTTGGAGAAAACATCAGTGAAAGGGCTTCCATCACTTGCTagatcttcttcttccttcaaAGTTGTGGCTAGTGGTGTCAAGAAGCTTAAGACTGACAAACCCTATG GAATTAATGGAAGCATGGCCTTGAGAGATGGCGTTGATGCCTCAGGCAGGAAGCCCAAG GGAAAGGGTGTGTACCAATATGTTGACAAATATGGAGCTAATGTTGATGGATACAG TCCCATCTACAACACAGATGAGTGGTCTCCAAGTGGTGATGTCTATGTTGGAG GTACTACCGGCTTAGCCATATGGGCCGTGACCTTGGTTGGCATTCTTGCAGGAGGTGCTCTCCTTGTCTACAACACAAGTGCTTTGGCACAGTAG